One window of the Onychostoma macrolepis isolate SWU-2019 chromosome 21, ASM1243209v1, whole genome shotgun sequence genome contains the following:
- the LOC131528351 gene encoding olfactory receptor 52Z1P-like, which translates to MKNSSVVSSIMLEDFYKMEDLKYFYFVTFLMLYMLVLFANGIMIFVIIINKVLHNPMNYFLCNLAVNGIYGGTALLPPLLGTLMSPSHEISLAWCKAQTYFLHTYVIIEFTILSVMCYDRYVAICYPLQYHSIMTITKVYKLIAFSWGYALMTFPVFFIMTLRLTICQNRLEKVYCLNFYLLKMSCGNTYTESVLGLFFVVVYSFPQLAMTFYSYGHILKICFTATKESKIKALKTCTPHLFAILNFSVGCFFEIVQSRFDTSYLPFETQLFMSLYFLIFPPIINPVIYGMSVKTLRANIFRLFGCKSRILFLEHK; encoded by the coding sequence atgaaaaacTCATCTGTCGTGTCATCGATTATGTTGGAAGATTTTTACAAAATGGAGGAccttaaatacttttattttgtgacCTTTCTCATGTTATACATGCTTGTACTCTTTGCTAACgggattatgatttttgtcataattatcaACAAAGTGCTTCATAACCCTATGAATTACTTTCTATGTAACTTGGCTGTAAATGGCATCTACGGTGGCACGGCTTTGCTTCCCCCCTTGCTGGGCACTTTAATGTCTCCTTCTCATGAGATATCTTTGGCATGGTGTAAGGCTCAAACTTACTTCCTGCACACATATGTTATCATAGAGTTCACCATTCTGTCAGTCATGTGCTACGATCGCTATGTGGCCATCTGCTACCCGCTGCAGTATCACAGTATTATGACAATCACAAAAGTGTATAAACTCATTGCCTTCTCATGGGGGTATGCTTTAATGACATTTcctgtgttttttattatgactCTGCGCTTGACAATCTGTCAAAACCGACTGGAGAAGGTTTACTGCCTCAACTTTTATCTGCTCAAAATGTCTTGCGGGAACACATATACTGAGAGCGTATTGggattgttttttgttgttgtatacTCTTTTCCTCAGCTTGCAATGACTTTCTATTCATATGGACATATTCTGAAAATATGCTTTACTGCCACTAAAGAGTCTAAAATAAAAGCACTGAAGACCTGCACTCCACACTTATTTGCAATACTCAACTTTAGTGTGGGAtgtttttttgaaattgtacaaAGTCGCTTTGACACAAGTTATCTCCCATTTGAAACACAACTATTTATGTCTCTTTATTTCTTGATATTTCCTCCCATTATAAATCCAGTTATCTATGGGATGAGTGTTAAAACATTGAGAGCCAATATTTTTAGGCTGTTTGGCTGTAAAAGTAGGATATTGTTTTTGGAACACAAGTGA